One Vibrio pomeroyi genomic region harbors:
- a CDS encoding alpha-xenorhabdolysin family binary toxin subunit A yields MKKITKTLVLSSISIGLLSSFAFTSQAAPVQINQASAEQNIPQVTYDTIIGENGVFIDLDTDNFILKQQEWYQIQAYVEGALALPVTEASMKSTLSIPNDIPFSNFEALVQQYSSIHDTAFYWKKELYPSIVDLSLSLANYVQIKDFMLNPLSDALNEMLAKAFSPLPEDIEAVERNRKVAIAYLKSLQSFSMRYQQEVSDAGGNLLEFSATLDTQKLQLDVLEGTHNGYLSDDGSALQQRVNDINARITQLNKDYTHYVTVASTAVTYAWFPLVAGPIMGVYGDKAEKARKLRNELQNEVKELQEQLTYTQKIYNSYHRSSESIDMISQQIENAIPHINKLKLNWQKMNADFTSLLVALEQAQNNADIMKDDAMLGAIGALANTTVAESNWSNISEKAKAFANNAYIQEME; encoded by the coding sequence ATGAAAAAAATCACTAAAACACTCGTACTATCTTCGATTTCAATTGGGCTACTTTCTTCTTTTGCTTTCACTTCTCAAGCAGCGCCAGTTCAAATTAACCAAGCGTCAGCTGAGCAAAACATACCTCAAGTCACCTACGATACGATAATCGGTGAGAATGGCGTCTTTATTGATTTAGATACCGACAACTTTATTCTCAAGCAGCAAGAGTGGTATCAGATCCAAGCCTATGTTGAAGGCGCTTTGGCACTGCCCGTGACAGAAGCCAGTATGAAGTCGACTTTAAGTATTCCTAACGACATTCCTTTCTCTAATTTCGAAGCACTGGTTCAGCAATACTCAAGTATTCACGATACCGCCTTCTATTGGAAAAAAGAGCTTTATCCAAGCATCGTTGACCTGTCATTAAGCTTGGCCAATTACGTCCAAATTAAAGACTTCATGCTTAACCCACTAAGCGATGCTTTGAATGAAATGCTGGCCAAAGCATTCTCGCCGCTCCCGGAAGATATCGAAGCGGTAGAACGCAATAGAAAGGTGGCGATCGCTTACCTGAAAAGCCTGCAAAGTTTTTCAATGAGATACCAGCAAGAAGTGTCTGACGCTGGCGGCAACCTATTAGAATTTTCAGCTACATTGGACACCCAAAAATTGCAGTTAGATGTGTTGGAAGGCACTCACAACGGTTACCTAAGCGATGATGGTAGCGCGCTTCAGCAGCGAGTGAATGACATCAATGCGCGTATTACTCAACTCAACAAAGATTACACTCACTACGTTACCGTCGCCTCTACTGCGGTGACTTATGCATGGTTCCCTCTGGTTGCAGGTCCAATCATGGGCGTATATGGCGATAAAGCAGAAAAAGCACGCAAACTTCGTAACGAATTACAAAACGAAGTAAAAGAGCTTCAAGAGCAGTTAACTTACACCCAGAAAATATATAACTCTTATCATCGCTCTTCAGAGAGTATCGATATGATTTCTCAACAAATTGAAAATGCGATTCCACATATTAATAAGCTGAAACTGAATTGGCAGAAAATGAATGCCGACTTCACTTCACTGCTTGTGGCATTAGAACAAGCCCAGAATAATGCCGACATCATGAAAGACGACGCAATGCTTGGTGCGATAGGTGCGCTTGCCAATACAACGGTTGCAGAAAGTAACTGGAGTAATATCAGCGAGAAAGCAAAAGCGTTCGCAAACAATGCGTACATTCAAGAAATGGAATAG